The nucleotide window ATGACCGTTAGTTCCTGTTTTCCCGTAAGTAGCACGAAAGGATCGTGTGTGAACGATTTAAACGTTGTGTTTTAGATAACAATAAATGCCATGGGGTTGCAATACATTTTAAATGTAGATAAAGAACAGTAGGCTCTTTCTTCTGAAAGATTAACGCTTTCTACGCGGCTGTAGTACAAAGCAGGCTAGTGTGAAGCTGTCTGCTCAATAAAGGTAATGGTCATTTACGACAGGGTAAAGTCTAGTAAGAGGTTGTCTTAGGTTAGAAAGGTATCTCATTTCTAGACTGTACGAAGTAAGTTGTACTCCGTGTCGAACTGGTTTCTTACTACATTGTAAAGAATGAAGTTGATCATCCTCGAGGACTATGATCAAACCAGTGAGTGGGCTGCGAAATACATCAGGAACCGAATCGTAAAGTTTAAACCCGGTCCGAACAAGTACTTTATATTAGGTCTTCCAACAGGTGAGGTCTCATAATTCCTTTGTATTTTATACATTTATTCACTGATGTATGGCTGATACAAATTGAGTTTAGGCCTATGTatattcatattttattttagGAGGTACACCTCTGGGATGTTACAAGAAACTAATTGAGTTCTACAAGAAGGGGGAGATTTCCTTCCAGTATGTCAAAACATTCAATATGGATGAGTATGTTGGTATGTAAGCCTGCTATATCATAGAATGACCCAGTAAAAATGAGACCAGAGTACATTATATGCATTCCTTATGGAGAAAATTATATCAATTAAAAGCATTTACTGAACTACACAGGGCTGCCGAGAGACCATCCGGAAAGCTATCACTCTTTTATGTGGAATAATTTCTTTAAGCACATTGACATAAGAGCAGAAAATGCTCATATCCTAGATGGCAATGCCCCAGACTTGCAAAAAGAGTGCCAGGATTTTGAGGCCAAGATCCAAGCTGCTGGAGGGATTGATCTCTTTGTTGGGGGTAAGATTATTGGAACCGTGACTGCCATGCTATCCTCCCTCATATGGAGATGTATGTTTTGATAGCCTATTTAATTCTATTCTAtattaagagcaataaacaaaTACTTGGTGAAGTAGCCTACACAGGCTATGGCTGAGACAAATAAAACCAAGTATAATTCTGTGTGTGGCAGGGATCGGACCTGATGGCCACATTGCTTTCAATGAGCCTGGGTCTAGCCTTGTCTCCAGGACCAGAGTGAAGACCCTGGCAATGGATACCATCCTGGCCAATGCCCGGTTCTTTGATGGAGATCTCTCCAAAGTGCCCACCATGGCGCTCACTGTGGGCGTGGGCACAGTCATGGATGCTCGAGAGGTTATTCTGCCAGTTTTCCTTGTCTATATGCATGTGAAGTGTGATGCCCACAGATGGAATGGGATTCTATATTTGGCCTACTGTGGCACAACCGTATGGTGATGATAAATCAGAAGCGACTTTCAGAGTTATGTTGCCTCTGGGCACCCTCATTACCAGTTCCTAATGGTCTGATTGGATGTTTATGACACGGTGCTTGCTGATACACTCAGTTTTCGAGATAAAAATGTGTTGCTCAATATCAGTGGGAGTCTGCCAGTCTGTAACATAGGCCGGCAACGACACTGAAAAAAAGTTGCCTTGTGCAGCAGACAGCAAGAGCGATGGACATTTTGTCACAGTTCCACATCCTTTCTTTGAAATTAAGTTTTACAATAACAAACCAAATGTTGCTAAATGATAGTAAAGAAAGAGCCTAAAGTTaagttaaaaacagaatgtTTAAAGGCACTCCAAGACACAATGAGATCAATAAACAATATCTAGTCTACTGGTGCCACTGCTGCTTTGGTCAGTGGTCACTCTGGTACAAATTTAATGTCTGAGGTATCACTAAcaag belongs to Alosa sapidissima isolate fAloSap1 chromosome 20, fAloSap1.pri, whole genome shotgun sequence and includes:
- the gnpda1 gene encoding glucosamine-6-phosphate isomerase 1 yields the protein MKLIILEDYDQTSEWAAKYIRNRIVKFKPGPNKYFILGLPTGGTPLGCYKKLIEFYKKGEISFQYVKTFNMDEYVGLPRDHPESYHSFMWNNFFKHIDIRAENAHILDGNAPDLQKECQDFEAKIQAAGGIDLFVGGIGPDGHIAFNEPGSSLVSRTRVKTLAMDTILANARFFDGDLSKVPTMALTVGVGTVMDAREVMILITGAHKAFALYKAIEEGVNHMWTVSAFQQHPQTIFVCDEDATQELRVKTVKYFKGMMHVHNKLVEQ